The Echinicola rosea genome has a segment encoding these proteins:
- a CDS encoding response regulator, with product MKSSLRIALIYILIGGSWVTFSSLFLDQFQEDLGLSKMVMFEVVKAILFVGASGVLIYLLVERSMKLDRRVWEGYEVIFDNIPISMWVVDKQSGKIVNSNEMAAIIFGDKIQRKSAIGFDVFSGISKSRLGEVYAAQKQSIKKCELKDRNGEKRMVDLYFVPFLRNRKEKLMVAAVDNTTIHQNMIEKEILNNSLKEQNDRLRKFAFMNSHNLRRPLSNVLGMVNFIKDGHPSKEVVEMLKQSSEELDEEVKKMNEILADEMVQNQFNTPMTNHRSKSILIVDDDKVQHLINKRLLLKNNPELDLYFFANPIEALFWLDEHKVDLLLLDINMPEMKGWDFLDQLIEREIEVEVRMLSSSIDPRDEERSKQYDMVSGFLVKPLRKESLEDIL from the coding sequence ATGAAGTCTAGTCTCAGGATAGCACTTATTTATATACTTATAGGAGGAAGCTGGGTGACTTTTTCTTCCTTATTTCTTGATCAGTTTCAGGAGGACCTGGGCCTGTCCAAAATGGTCATGTTTGAAGTAGTAAAGGCCATTCTATTTGTTGGGGCTTCAGGGGTGTTGATATACTTGTTGGTGGAGCGTTCGATGAAGTTGGATCGGAGAGTTTGGGAGGGGTACGAAGTGATCTTTGATAACATTCCTATCAGCATGTGGGTGGTGGATAAACAGTCCGGCAAAATCGTCAATTCAAATGAAATGGCAGCCATCATTTTTGGGGATAAAATTCAGCGGAAAAGTGCCATTGGATTTGATGTTTTTTCGGGCATTTCCAAAAGCAGGTTAGGGGAAGTTTATGCTGCCCAAAAGCAGTCGATTAAGAAGTGTGAATTAAAGGACAGAAATGGGGAGAAAAGAATGGTTGATTTGTACTTTGTTCCCTTCCTGAGAAATCGGAAAGAAAAGCTCATGGTAGCGGCAGTAGATAATACTACCATTCATCAGAATATGATAGAGAAGGAGATCTTGAACAATTCACTAAAAGAGCAAAATGACCGCCTTCGGAAATTTGCTTTTATGAATTCGCATAACCTCAGGAGGCCACTTTCTAATGTGCTGGGGATGGTAAACTTTATAAAGGATGGCCATCCCAGTAAGGAAGTAGTGGAAATGCTAAAACAATCCTCGGAAGAACTAGACGAGGAAGTAAAAAAAATGAATGAAATACTCGCTGATGAGATGGTACAAAACCAATTCAATACACCTATGACAAATCATCGTTCAAAATCCATTTTAATAGTCGATGATGACAAAGTTCAGCATTTGATCAATAAGAGGTTGTTGCTGAAAAACAATCCCGAATTGGATTTATATTTTTTCGCAAATCCAATTGAGGCATTATTTTGGCTTGATGAACATAAAGTGGATTTACTTTTACTTGATATCAATATGCCAGAAATGAAAGGTTGGGATTTTTTGGATCAACTGATCGAACGTGAAATAGAGGTGGAGGTTCGGATGCTTTCCTCCTCAATTGATCCAAGGGATGAGGAGAGGAGTAAACAATATGACATGGTCAGCGGTTTTTTAGTGAAACCTTTAAGGAAAGAATCCCTAGAAGATATTTTGTGA
- the acnA gene encoding aconitate hydratase AcnA: MSLDPYHIKKQLDTAKGSLNYWSLASLQEQGHKINQLPFSIRILLENALRNYDDFAITKEHTETLLNWKPEASDKDVPYKPARVLMQDFTGVPAVVDIASLRAEAVRKGKDPQKINPLIPVDLVVDHSVQVDYFGTNYSYKKNVDVEYERNGERYEFLKWAQKSFDNFSVVPPGMGICHQVNLEYLAKGVIERDGNVFPDTLVGTDSHTPMVNGIGVVGWGVGGIEAEAALLGQPIYFIMPQVVGLKLTGKLPLGTTATDMVLTITELLRKHGVVGKFVEVFGPGLDTLTVPDRATISNMSPEFGCTVTYFPIDDRTLDYMGKTNRSKEQIKLVEDYAKANMLWREDEESIKYSSLVELDLGTVEPTVSGPKRPQDKILVRNFKDKFGELLKEVHGREYIPIDKRDKSRWFGEGGGQPVDKPGDLPEDVEIATKTKNGLKTVEVKINNEEFALSDGSIVIAAITSCTNTSNPSVMIGAGLVAQKARERGLDVKPWVKTSLAPGSKVVTDYLEASGLLDDLEALRFHVVGYGCTSCIGNSGPLPKHIAHAVEENDLVVASVLSGNRNFEARVHPQVKMNYLMSPMLVVAYALAGRVDVDLNQEPLGFDPNLEPVYLKDIWPSNDEIFEVMGQVLSPGDFDKNYGEIFEGNEQWKNLEAPSDKVYNWSEKSTYIKEAPFFQGLSNEVPEPQNIQGARVLLNLGDSITTDHISPAGAFAESSPAGQYLVGRGVEKKDFNSYGSRRGNDEVMVRGTFANVRIKNQLASREGGYTTHIPSGEEMTVFEASEKYQQDNIPLVVLAGKEYGSGSSRDWAAKGTTLLGIHAVIAESYERIHRSNLVGMGVLPLQFAEGQSASSLGLDGKEEITIEGISEGLSPLKKLKATAKKDGGAVVNFEVVCRLDSEVEIAYYKNGGILHYVLREFLKQD; the protein is encoded by the coding sequence ATGTCACTAGATCCTTATCATATCAAAAAGCAGCTTGATACTGCAAAAGGATCGCTAAACTACTGGAGTTTGGCGTCATTGCAGGAACAAGGTCATAAGATCAATCAACTTCCATTTTCGATTCGGATATTGCTGGAAAATGCGCTTCGGAACTATGATGACTTTGCCATCACCAAAGAACATACCGAGACGCTTTTAAATTGGAAACCAGAGGCATCTGATAAGGATGTTCCTTATAAGCCGGCAAGGGTACTGATGCAGGATTTCACCGGAGTGCCTGCTGTGGTGGACATTGCATCCTTGCGGGCAGAGGCAGTTCGTAAAGGCAAAGATCCACAAAAGATCAATCCATTGATCCCTGTGGACTTGGTGGTGGATCACTCTGTCCAAGTGGATTATTTTGGCACCAACTACTCTTACAAGAAAAATGTGGATGTGGAGTATGAACGAAATGGAGAGCGTTATGAGTTTCTGAAATGGGCACAAAAATCCTTTGATAATTTTTCGGTGGTACCTCCTGGCATGGGAATTTGCCATCAAGTGAACCTGGAATATTTGGCCAAAGGTGTGATCGAACGGGATGGCAATGTTTTTCCTGATACCCTTGTCGGTACAGATTCCCATACCCCTATGGTAAACGGTATCGGAGTAGTCGGCTGGGGCGTAGGAGGCATAGAAGCGGAAGCAGCCTTGCTGGGCCAGCCTATTTACTTCATTATGCCACAGGTGGTAGGGTTGAAGCTAACAGGCAAATTGCCTTTGGGAACTACCGCCACCGATATGGTGCTGACCATTACAGAGCTATTGCGTAAGCATGGCGTGGTAGGAAAGTTTGTGGAGGTATTTGGTCCCGGACTGGATACGCTTACCGTTCCGGACAGGGCGACCATTTCCAATATGTCTCCTGAATTTGGCTGTACGGTGACCTATTTTCCCATAGATGACCGAACACTCGACTATATGGGCAAAACCAACCGTTCTAAAGAACAGATCAAGTTGGTAGAAGATTATGCTAAGGCCAACATGCTTTGGCGAGAGGATGAGGAATCGATCAAATACAGTAGTCTGGTAGAGCTTGATCTGGGCACAGTGGAGCCTACTGTTTCAGGTCCTAAACGGCCGCAGGACAAAATCTTGGTAAGAAACTTTAAGGACAAGTTTGGAGAGCTGTTGAAAGAAGTGCATGGCCGTGAATATATCCCTATCGATAAGCGGGACAAGAGCCGATGGTTTGGAGAGGGGGGAGGCCAGCCCGTGGACAAGCCAGGAGACCTTCCCGAGGATGTGGAAATAGCCACCAAGACGAAAAATGGTCTAAAAACGGTAGAGGTTAAGATCAATAATGAGGAATTTGCACTATCCGATGGCAGTATCGTGATTGCCGCGATCACCTCCTGTACCAACACCTCCAATCCAAGCGTCATGATCGGCGCTGGGCTGGTCGCCCAAAAAGCCAGGGAGCGTGGACTTGATGTCAAACCTTGGGTCAAAACTTCCTTGGCGCCTGGTTCGAAAGTAGTCACGGATTATTTGGAAGCATCCGGTCTTTTGGATGATTTGGAGGCGTTACGCTTCCATGTGGTCGGCTATGGCTGTACGTCCTGCATCGGTAATTCCGGTCCGCTGCCGAAGCATATTGCCCATGCAGTAGAGGAGAATGACCTGGTCGTGGCCTCTGTATTGTCTGGAAACAGAAATTTTGAAGCGCGGGTACACCCGCAGGTGAAAATGAACTATCTCATGTCACCGATGCTTGTCGTGGCCTATGCCTTGGCCGGCCGGGTAGATGTGGACCTTAATCAAGAGCCACTTGGTTTTGATCCTAACTTGGAGCCGGTTTACCTAAAGGATATATGGCCGAGCAATGATGAGATTTTTGAAGTAATGGGGCAAGTCCTCAGTCCCGGTGACTTTGACAAAAACTACGGAGAGATATTCGAAGGAAATGAGCAGTGGAAAAATCTTGAAGCACCAAGCGACAAAGTGTACAATTGGTCTGAAAAGTCCACTTACATCAAGGAAGCACCATTCTTTCAAGGACTCAGCAACGAGGTACCTGAACCGCAGAATATCCAAGGAGCAAGAGTGCTGCTGAATCTTGGCGATTCGATCACTACAGACCATATTTCCCCTGCAGGAGCCTTTGCAGAAAGCTCCCCCGCTGGGCAGTACCTCGTGGGAAGGGGTGTGGAGAAAAAGGATTTCAACTCCTATGGATCCCGTAGGGGAAATGATGAAGTAATGGTCAGGGGGACCTTTGCCAATGTTCGGATCAAAAACCAGTTGGCGTCCAGAGAAGGAGGGTACACCACGCACATTCCTTCTGGTGAAGAAATGACGGTCTTCGAAGCCTCCGAAAAATACCAGCAGGACAATATCCCTTTGGTCGTATTGGCCGGTAAAGAATACGGAAGCGGATCCTCGCGTGACTGGGCTGCCAAGGGAACTACCCTGCTGGGAATTCATGCGGTCATAGCGGAAAGTTATGAGCGTATCCACCGATCCAATTTGGTGGGCATGGGAGTGCTGCCTTTACAGTTTGCCGAAGGTCAATCTGCTTCTAGTTTGGGACTTGATGGCAAAGAGGAAATTACCATTGAGGGGATTTCCGAAGGACTCAGTCCGCTTAAAAAGCTAAAAGCTACCGCCAAAAAGGATGGCGGGGCCGTGGTGAATTTTGAAGTGGTTTGTCGATTGGATTCAGAAGTGGAGATTGCCTATTATAAAAACGGTGGCATTCTCCATTATGTACTAAGAGAATTCCTTAAGCAGGATTGA
- a CDS encoding ABC transporter ATP-binding protein, producing MREKVVEVRGLKKSFGELDVLMGVDLDLYKGENVVVLGKSGTGKSVLIKIMVGLLTQDEGTMNVLGHEVSNLGAKELNDLRLKIGFSFQASALYDSMTVRENLEFPLVRNVKGLSRSEKDTMVEEVLEAVGLSQTINQMPSELSGGQRKRIGIARTLILKPEIMLYDEPTAGLDPITCSDINNLINEVRERYNTSSIIITHDLTCARDTGDRVAVLLDGQFGAEGKFEEVFKTPEDQRVKSFYDYNFIT from the coding sequence ATGAGAGAAAAAGTAGTAGAAGTAAGGGGATTGAAGAAGTCTTTCGGAGAGTTAGATGTACTGATGGGAGTGGACTTGGATCTTTATAAGGGGGAGAACGTCGTGGTACTCGGGAAATCCGGTACGGGCAAATCCGTATTGATTAAGATTATGGTGGGCCTACTTACCCAGGACGAAGGTACGATGAACGTACTTGGCCATGAAGTTTCAAACCTTGGTGCGAAAGAACTCAATGACCTAAGGTTAAAAATTGGTTTTTCTTTTCAGGCAAGTGCGTTATATGATAGTATGACCGTGCGGGAAAACCTTGAATTTCCGCTTGTGAGAAATGTCAAGGGGCTTAGCCGAAGTGAAAAGGACACGATGGTGGAAGAAGTGCTGGAGGCAGTGGGACTTTCGCAGACGATAAACCAAATGCCATCAGAGCTTTCTGGTGGCCAAAGAAAACGGATAGGGATTGCCAGGACACTTATCCTGAAGCCAGAAATCATGCTATATGATGAACCCACAGCTGGACTGGATCCGATCACCTGCAGTGACATCAATAACCTGATCAACGAGGTGAGGGAGCGATACAATACATCTTCTATCATCATTACACATGATTTGACCTGTGCCCGGGATACAGGGGACAGGGTCGCGGTGCTTTTGGATGGTCAATTTGGCGCCGAAGGAAAATTTGAAGAGGTGTTCAAAACACCAGAGGATCAAAGAGTGAAATCATTTTATGACTATAATTTCATTACATAA
- a CDS encoding endonuclease/exonuclease/phosphatase family protein → MKAVLYAFSAIFILATLMPLVKKDYWTFRVFDYPRFQKLLLILATLICWTFVDYDQLSKVDFGIIFSLFLLLIYLLKQIIPYSPFHTKMVKPANYKDKDGIKVLVANVYQYNENYDRCLELIAKEKPHLFMLVETDHRWAEAIAVLKEKYPYHVELPLENTYGMLLYAKYPLENTQINYLISEDIPSIFTDMQVDGQPIKLFAIHPTPPVPGENTHSTERDAEILIVGKKAKSEKKPTIIMGDLNDVAWSYTTELFLKISGMGDPRIGRGMFNTFHAKYPFLRWPLDHIFVSHQFRLKKIKVHHSIGSDHFPISVRLMLDKNNDNEQLEADAEEIVEAKEKIISGIEF, encoded by the coding sequence ATGAAAGCAGTGCTTTATGCATTTTCTGCTATCTTCATCCTCGCAACATTAATGCCACTGGTAAAAAAAGACTATTGGACTTTTCGGGTTTTTGATTATCCCCGCTTCCAGAAGTTATTGTTAATATTGGCAACATTAATATGCTGGACTTTTGTAGATTATGACCAATTATCGAAAGTCGATTTCGGAATCATTTTCTCCCTTTTCCTCCTGCTTATTTACCTCCTAAAGCAGATCATCCCATATTCACCCTTTCACACCAAAATGGTCAAACCTGCCAATTACAAAGACAAGGACGGCATCAAGGTGCTCGTGGCAAATGTCTATCAGTACAATGAAAATTATGACCGATGTCTTGAATTGATCGCTAAAGAAAAACCTCATCTATTCATGCTAGTAGAAACAGACCATAGGTGGGCAGAAGCCATTGCAGTGCTAAAAGAAAAATACCCCTATCATGTAGAGCTCCCCTTGGAAAATACCTATGGTATGCTACTCTATGCCAAGTATCCCCTGGAAAACACCCAAATCAACTACCTCATCAGTGAAGACATTCCCTCTATTTTCACTGATATGCAGGTCGATGGACAACCCATTAAACTATTTGCCATACACCCGACACCTCCTGTGCCGGGAGAAAACACCCATAGTACCGAAAGAGATGCTGAGATATTAATTGTGGGAAAAAAGGCCAAATCTGAAAAGAAACCCACTATTATCATGGGAGATCTAAATGATGTGGCTTGGAGTTACACTACTGAATTGTTTTTAAAGATCAGCGGTATGGGAGACCCCCGAATCGGACGCGGGATGTTCAATACCTTCCATGCCAAGTATCCCTTTCTTCGATGGCCTTTGGACCATATTTTTGTAAGCCACCAATTTCGCCTTAAAAAAATAAAGGTGCACCATTCCATTGGATCAGACCATTTCCCGATCAGTGTGAGATTAATGCTTGATAAAAACAACGACAATGAACAATTGGAAGCGGACGCTGAAGAAATAGTGGAAGCAAAAGAGAAAATCATCAGCGGAATAGAGTTTTAA
- a CDS encoding PD-(D/E)XK nuclease family protein: MESFLRDTASDLLNKHKDLSKIAVVLPNRRAGLFFIQHLGKLIDRPQWMPSVITVEELFYKFAQNKPADQLTLIFELYRVYRELQADAEPFDRFYFWGEMILKDFNDIDQFMVDPTKLYKLVAEIKEIETDLSYLSESQIELVKQFWKSFEREGRMGENGHKDKFIRYWELLGPLYERFKRELEVSGYAYSGMLYREVAENIAQLERPGLHYAFVGFNAFTKTEEKLVKHFVAAFGASVYWDLDAFYLEDYQQEAGLFFREYQKDKVLGPTFPKAVPQYIQQASSKTKVYQTPLKINQANLIGKVLEGIGQDELLEETVVILPDEQLLFPVMNQLPDHLDKVNVTMGYPVRNAPVYAFLEAVLELQRYVKVEEGNTTFYHQAVKELLSTTYLKGERAHFVEELLENIQRKNQVYIPQPTLQSGGGLFELIFQKLETAGLFNYLETLMLMLADRLEGDQLQRSYLYQCHKQLTRLKDIFQKQESISINLEFFIRLFRQVFREVRLPFEGEPLAGLQVMGVLESRNLDFKRVIIANMNEGSFPPSGGLNSLIPFNIRKAFGLPVQEQNDAIYAYTFYRLLHRAEEVHMIYSTASDQGKVGEMSRYIRQMTMEMNMDIAEEVVYVPVDIHPGEPITITKTDEIMQLLGKYLVIEDGTSETAFSPSALSIWLDCRLKFYFRYLANINEKDKVEEEVSPSVFGNLAHYGLEYLYKGFMERKQRRVVRKEDFDQLNKYIGPSIEKAIREFYHLEEEADTRLSGQLAIVRDVMQKYIEELLKWDQKGAPFELVSLEKDLSYRTAIPVQANNEEYSVALKGIIDRVDKQNGAVRLIDYKSGQDIKDFPSISSLFDREDSKRNKAAMQTLIYGLLYQAKFPQNQAPLKPAIFNLKEVFKDDFNPYLQFKEGRGPREELNNYLDYQQEFTASLKAMLSEIFDKAIAFDQTDDLKKCEYCPYREICGR; encoded by the coding sequence ATGGAGAGTTTTCTTAGAGATACTGCATCTGATTTATTAAATAAACATAAGGACCTCAGCAAAATAGCCGTGGTACTCCCCAATAGAAGGGCGGGATTGTTTTTTATCCAGCATTTGGGCAAGTTGATCGATCGACCACAGTGGATGCCGTCGGTCATAACCGTGGAAGAGCTGTTTTACAAGTTTGCACAAAACAAACCGGCTGATCAGCTGACGTTGATTTTTGAACTTTACCGGGTTTATCGTGAATTGCAGGCGGATGCTGAGCCCTTTGATCGGTTTTACTTTTGGGGAGAAATGATCCTGAAGGACTTTAACGACATTGACCAATTTATGGTGGATCCGACCAAATTGTACAAGTTGGTCGCTGAAATCAAGGAAATAGAGACGGACTTGAGTTACTTGAGTGAGAGCCAAATTGAATTGGTAAAGCAATTCTGGAAATCATTTGAGCGTGAAGGAAGGATGGGTGAAAATGGCCACAAGGATAAGTTTATCCGTTATTGGGAATTATTGGGGCCACTTTATGAGCGGTTTAAGCGGGAGCTCGAAGTTTCGGGTTATGCCTACTCAGGCATGCTCTATCGTGAAGTGGCAGAGAATATAGCCCAACTGGAGCGTCCTGGGTTGCATTATGCGTTTGTTGGGTTTAATGCCTTCACGAAAACGGAGGAGAAATTGGTCAAGCATTTTGTAGCGGCCTTTGGGGCTTCGGTCTATTGGGATTTGGATGCTTTTTATCTCGAAGATTACCAGCAAGAGGCTGGGCTTTTCTTTCGGGAGTATCAAAAAGACAAAGTGCTCGGTCCTACCTTTCCCAAGGCCGTCCCACAATACATCCAGCAAGCCAGCTCAAAAACCAAGGTGTACCAAACCCCATTAAAGATCAACCAAGCAAACTTAATAGGGAAAGTGCTGGAGGGAATTGGCCAAGACGAACTTCTAGAGGAAACGGTGGTCATCCTGCCTGATGAGCAACTGCTGTTTCCCGTAATGAACCAACTCCCAGACCACTTGGACAAGGTGAATGTCACGATGGGGTACCCTGTTCGGAATGCACCGGTATATGCATTTCTGGAAGCGGTTTTAGAGCTTCAGCGTTATGTGAAGGTAGAAGAGGGAAATACGACGTTTTATCACCAAGCGGTAAAAGAGTTGCTTTCTACGACCTATCTTAAGGGCGAGAGAGCGCATTTTGTAGAAGAGCTGTTGGAAAATATCCAACGGAAAAACCAAGTTTATATTCCGCAGCCGACGCTTCAGTCCGGAGGTGGACTATTTGAGTTGATTTTCCAAAAGCTGGAAACGGCAGGGCTATTTAACTATTTGGAAACCCTTATGCTCATGTTGGCAGACCGGCTGGAAGGTGACCAACTCCAGCGAAGTTACCTTTACCAATGTCACAAGCAGCTGACCCGACTAAAGGACATATTTCAAAAGCAGGAGTCCATTTCCATAAACCTGGAGTTCTTTATCAGGTTGTTCAGGCAGGTTTTTAGGGAAGTGCGGTTGCCTTTTGAAGGAGAGCCACTAGCCGGGTTACAGGTGATGGGTGTGCTGGAATCCCGTAACCTGGATTTTAAGCGTGTGATCATTGCCAATATGAACGAGGGTAGTTTTCCACCTTCAGGAGGCCTGAATTCACTTATCCCCTTTAATATCCGTAAGGCATTCGGGCTACCTGTTCAAGAGCAAAATGACGCTATTTACGCCTATACGTTTTACCGGCTTCTCCATCGTGCCGAGGAAGTGCATATGATTTATTCCACTGCTTCAGATCAGGGCAAAGTAGGTGAAATGAGCCGTTATATACGCCAGATGACAATGGAGATGAACATGGATATTGCCGAAGAAGTGGTGTATGTTCCGGTGGATATCCACCCAGGAGAACCCATCACCATCACGAAAACCGACGAGATCATGCAGTTGTTGGGAAAATACCTGGTCATAGAGGATGGGACTTCCGAGACGGCATTTTCCCCGTCGGCTTTGAGCATTTGGCTTGACTGCCGGCTGAAGTTCTACTTTCGCTATTTGGCCAATATCAACGAGAAGGATAAGGTGGAGGAAGAGGTGAGTCCTTCGGTGTTTGGTAACCTGGCCCACTATGGCTTAGAGTACCTTTACAAGGGGTTTATGGAAAGGAAGCAGCGAAGAGTAGTCCGAAAAGAGGATTTTGACCAGTTAAATAAATATATAGGGCCATCAATTGAAAAGGCAATCCGGGAATTCTACCATCTTGAGGAGGAAGCTGATACACGCTTAAGTGGCCAGCTGGCCATCGTGCGTGATGTGATGCAGAAGTACATAGAAGAGCTCTTGAAATGGGATCAGAAGGGAGCACCTTTTGAACTGGTTTCGCTTGAAAAAGATCTGAGCTACCGTACTGCTATACCAGTCCAGGCAAACAATGAGGAATATTCAGTAGCTTTAAAGGGCATTATAGATCGTGTGGATAAACAAAATGGTGCAGTGCGGTTGATCGACTATAAGTCAGGTCAGGATATCAAGGATTTTCCATCCATTTCTTCACTATTTGATCGTGAGGATTCCAAAAGAAACAAAGCAGCCATGCAGACCTTGATCTATGGCCTGCTGTACCAAGCCAAATTTCCCCAAAACCAAGCTCCACTCAAACCGGCGATATTTAACCTGAAGGAAGTTTTCAAAGATGATTTTAACCCTTACCTACAGTTTAAAGAAGGTAGAGGGCCGAGAGAAGAACTGAACAACTACTTGGATTATCAGCAAGAATTTACAGCGAGCCTAAAAGCAATGCTCTCAGAAATATTTGATAAGGCCATTGCCTTTGACCAGACGGATGACTTGAAGAAATGCGAATATTGTCCCTACAGGGAAATTTGTGGCAGATAG
- a CDS encoding MlaD family protein, translated as MRNDNKKSVIVGIFVLVGIIIAVVGILTLGAQQKVFVKSVKLKAVFDDVQGLQTGNNVWFSGVKIGTVTSIKFYGDSQVEIEMNVDADSKDYIRKDSKATISSDGLIGNKIIVLYGGTTQAPAITDGDRLQAVMPLDTDNMMETLQENNQNLVSITNDLKVLTGKIANGEGIVGAVLTDSLLATNFKNTLVSLERTAASSSQIARDLGDFTASLDREGTILYELSNDTTVYSSLKKTASELENTSMTATEAATNFKDASEKLNSKDNAVGMLLNDEEFADYIKTTLKNTETTTELLNENLEALKYAWIMRKAHKRKEKAEAKAEKEAEREAKKSGE; from the coding sequence ATGAGAAATGATAATAAAAAATCAGTAATCGTCGGGATTTTCGTACTAGTAGGAATTATCATTGCGGTAGTGGGGATCTTGACGTTGGGGGCACAGCAAAAGGTTTTTGTGAAAAGTGTCAAGCTAAAAGCTGTTTTCGACGATGTCCAAGGACTTCAGACAGGAAATAATGTCTGGTTTTCAGGGGTCAAGATAGGTACGGTGACCTCTATTAAATTTTATGGGGATTCGCAAGTGGAAATAGAAATGAACGTGGATGCTGATTCCAAGGATTATATACGGAAGGATTCTAAGGCCACCATTAGTTCTGATGGTCTTATCGGTAACAAGATCATTGTCCTTTATGGAGGCACCACCCAAGCACCAGCGATCACTGATGGAGACCGGTTACAGGCAGTAATGCCTCTGGACACGGATAACATGATGGAGACGCTGCAGGAAAACAACCAGAACCTTGTATCCATTACCAATGACCTTAAAGTCCTCACCGGTAAAATAGCCAATGGGGAAGGGATTGTCGGTGCGGTGCTGACCGATAGTTTGTTGGCCACTAATTTTAAGAACACTTTGGTGAGCTTGGAGCGAACAGCTGCCAGCAGTAGTCAAATAGCACGTGATTTAGGGGATTTTACGGCCAGTCTGGACAGGGAAGGCACCATACTTTATGAATTGTCCAATGACACTACGGTATATTCCAGTTTGAAGAAAACCGCTTCCGAATTGGAGAATACAAGCATGACAGCTACTGAGGCGGCGACCAATTTCAAGGATGCCAGTGAAAAACTGAATTCCAAAGACAATGCTGTGGGAATGCTGCTTAACGACGAGGAGTTTGCCGATTATATCAAAACAACGCTGAAAAATACGGAAACAACCACTGAACTTCTCAACGAGAACTTGGAAGCGCTTAAGTACGCCTGGATCATGAGGAAGGCGCATAAGCGCAAGGAGAAAGCAGAAGCCAAAGCGGAGAAGGAAGCAGAAAGGGAAGCGAAAAAGTCCGGTGAATAA
- a CDS encoding YciI family protein: protein MKKTFPFFILLIGLFTPAFGQDKYDEELAKKYQADDYGMRKYVMAFLKSGPDVEHYSEEERAKIQQGHMEHIGKMATEKKLVLAGPFFGEGTLRGIFIFDVADINEAEKLTAEDPAVKAGVLKMELVEWYGSAALMAIPEIHEKIQKIDF, encoded by the coding sequence ATGAAGAAAACCTTCCCCTTCTTTATCCTTCTAATTGGTCTATTTACCCCTGCCTTTGGGCAAGATAAATACGATGAAGAACTGGCAAAAAAATACCAAGCTGACGATTATGGAATGCGTAAATATGTCATGGCATTTCTGAAAAGTGGTCCAGATGTGGAACACTATTCGGAGGAAGAAAGAGCTAAAATCCAGCAAGGCCATATGGAGCATATCGGAAAAATGGCCACGGAAAAGAAGCTGGTTTTGGCGGGTCCCTTCTTTGGTGAAGGAACCCTCCGGGGGATCTTTATCTTTGATGTGGCAGACATTAATGAAGCTGAAAAACTCACTGCTGAGGATCCTGCCGTGAAGGCTGGCGTGCTCAAGATGGAGCTGGTGGAATGGTACGGGTCTGCTGCCCTAATGGCCATCCCTGAAATCCATGAAAAGATACAGAAAATAGATTTCTAA
- a CDS encoding MlaE family ABC transporter permease, with translation MANKSNKREHLITPKIDSMMLGLADAFAFIKRFFKEVWMPPYEFKEVIRQCYKIGYNSLALISLTGFIVGIVFTNQSRPSLSEFGATSWLPSLISIAIVRAMGPLVTALIAAGKVGSSIGAEIGSMKVTEQIDAMEVSATNPFKFLVVTRVLATTFMIPVLVMYTDFVALMGAFLSVNSNESVSFSTYFVQVFDAISFLDIFSSIIKSLVFGFTIGIVGCYKGYHSSKGTEGVGKAANASVVLAMFLIFIEELLALQIVNFIRMS, from the coding sequence ATGGCTAATAAATCCAATAAGAGAGAGCATTTGATCACTCCTAAGATCGATTCGATGATGTTAGGTTTGGCCGATGCCTTCGCATTTATCAAGCGCTTCTTTAAGGAAGTCTGGATGCCTCCGTATGAGTTTAAGGAGGTAATTCGCCAATGCTATAAAATTGGCTATAATTCTTTGGCGCTCATTTCGCTAACAGGCTTTATTGTGGGGATCGTTTTTACCAATCAGTCCCGCCCATCCTTGTCAGAGTTTGGCGCCACTTCTTGGTTGCCGTCGCTGATTTCCATTGCCATTGTGCGGGCGATGGGTCCCTTGGTGACTGCGCTGATCGCAGCAGGCAAAGTGGGATCGAGCATTGGTGCGGAGATCGGCTCGATGAAAGTGACCGAGCAGATCGATGCCATGGAAGTATCAGCTACCAATCCATTTAAGTTTTTGGTAGTCACCCGGGTATTGGCCACCACTTTCATGATCCCTGTATTGGTAATGTACACGGATTTTGTGGCATTGATGGGAGCATTTCTTTCGGTAAACAGTAATGAAAGTGTTAGTTTTTCGACTTACTTTGTCCAGGTATTCGACGCCATTTCGTTTTTGGATATCTTTTCGTCCATTATCAAGTCATTGGTATTTGGCTTTACTATCGGGATAGTGGGATGCTATAAAGGATACCACTCTTCCAAAGGTACCGAAGGAGTGGGGAAAGCAGCGAATGCCTCAGTGGTATTGGCGATGTTCTTGATCTTTATTGAAGAATTGCTGGCACTTCAGATTGTGAACTTTATCAGAATGTCCTAA